A region of Nostoc sp. 'Peltigera membranacea cyanobiont' N6 DNA encodes the following proteins:
- the pstA gene encoding phosphate ABC transporter permease PstA, with protein MATSYQQDDSLDSTAEFTDNVESRETLGKVFEVLFLLGLLIGLFVLALLLFDIFRDGLGRFLSPGFLTETPSRFPDQGGIRPAIISSVLLGSVVILVTVPIGVGAALYLEEYAPKVWWTAIIEINISNLAGVPSIVYGLLGLGVFNYLLGFGPALISGALTLSLLSLPVIIVTAREAIRAVPDSLRNASYGLGVTKWRTISSHVLPYAVPGILTGVIISVSRAIGDAASLIVVGAVGFLTFDPGLFQRFMALPIQIYSYITRPEPGFASAAAATIIALLVLILALNGVAIYIRQRFSIR; from the coding sequence ATGGCTACAAGTTATCAACAAGATGATTCTCTAGATTCGACGGCAGAATTTACCGATAATGTTGAGAGTAGGGAGACATTAGGGAAAGTTTTTGAAGTACTTTTTTTGTTAGGATTGCTGATTGGTTTATTTGTCCTAGCATTGCTACTTTTTGATATTTTTCGAGATGGATTAGGCAGATTTTTATCACCAGGCTTTCTCACAGAAACTCCTTCTCGTTTTCCTGACCAAGGTGGTATTCGTCCTGCAATTATCAGCAGTGTTCTTTTAGGGTCTGTTGTGATTTTAGTAACTGTCCCTATTGGTGTTGGAGCCGCTTTATATCTAGAAGAGTATGCACCTAAAGTTTGGTGGACAGCGATTATTGAGATTAACATCAGTAATCTGGCGGGAGTACCTTCTATTGTCTATGGATTGCTTGGTTTAGGAGTTTTCAATTATTTGCTTGGGTTTGGCCCTGCTTTGATTTCTGGTGCATTGACTTTATCTTTGCTGTCTTTACCAGTAATTATTGTGACAGCTAGAGAAGCAATTCGGGCTGTCCCAGATTCTCTGAGAAATGCTTCTTACGGCTTAGGTGTCACCAAATGGCGAACTATCAGCAGTCACGTTTTACCATACGCTGTCCCTGGTATTTTGACCGGCGTGATTATTTCTGTATCCCGTGCAATTGGTGATGCAGCGTCTCTAATTGTTGTTGGTGCTGTGGGTTTTCTCACTTTTGACCCTGGCTTGTTTCAGAGATTTATGGCATTACCCATTCAAATCTATAGTTATATCACTCGTCCTGAACCGGGTTTTGCTAGTGCAGCAGCAGCCACAATTATTGCGTTGTTAGTCTTGATTTTAGCTTTAAATGGTGTAGCAATTTATATCAGGCAACGCTTCTCAATCCGTTAG